One genomic segment of Pseudomonas sp. RU47 includes these proteins:
- a CDS encoding 2OG-Fe(II) oxygenase, which produces MQANTQTLPITLTPELDFDQNAASAFGESLTSEYTQATPFPHIVIDNFLQADVIASIREHFPVEPTNNEQIYERGYKGQLKRQISPNACSPYLKNVFNTFNSAPMLEFLEKLTGIQGLIPDPYFAGGGLHETKTGGFLGVHSDFRLNKKLNVERRLNVIIYLTEDWQEAYGGNLELWDVGMKKCLKKVLPIYNRCVIFNTDKDSNHGHPEPLTTPEHITRRSIALYYYTASGVGGEPGQRNKTHYKPRPKDRVSLKYYLNKLFKKKG; this is translated from the coding sequence ATGCAAGCCAACACACAAACACTCCCCATCACCCTGACCCCCGAACTCGACTTCGACCAAAACGCCGCCAGCGCTTTCGGCGAATCGCTGACCAGCGAATACACCCAGGCCACGCCATTCCCGCACATCGTCATCGACAACTTCCTGCAAGCAGACGTCATCGCCAGCATCCGCGAACACTTCCCGGTCGAACCGACCAACAACGAACAAATCTACGAGCGCGGCTACAAAGGCCAACTCAAACGCCAGATCAGCCCCAACGCCTGCAGTCCGTACCTGAAAAACGTCTTCAACACCTTCAACTCCGCACCCATGCTGGAATTTCTCGAAAAACTCACCGGCATTCAAGGGCTGATTCCTGACCCTTATTTTGCAGGCGGCGGATTGCACGAAACCAAAACAGGCGGCTTTCTGGGCGTGCACTCGGATTTTCGGCTGAACAAAAAACTCAATGTTGAGCGGCGGCTGAACGTGATCATTTACCTGACCGAGGACTGGCAGGAAGCGTACGGCGGCAACCTGGAGCTTTGGGATGTGGGGATGAAGAAATGCCTGAAGAAGGTACTGCCGATTTATAACCGGTGCGTGATTTTCAATACGGATAAGGATAGTAACCATGGGCATCCGGAGCCGTTGACTACGCCGGAACACATCACTCGGCGGTCGATTGCGCTTTATTACTACACGGCGAGTGGGGTGGGCGGGGAGCCGGGGCAGAGGAATAAAACGCACTATAAGCCGCGGCCGAAGGATCGTGTCAGTTTGAAGTATTACTTGAATAAATTGTTTAAGAAGAAGGGGTGA